A stretch of the Sneathiella limimaris genome encodes the following:
- a CDS encoding SDR family oxidoreductase, whose protein sequence is MAEKVAVITAGGSGMGADAARKLAAEGYKIAVLSSSGKGEALADELGGVGVTGSNQSTEDLQRLVEQVMDKWGRIDVLVNSAGHGPKGSILEISDEDWHRGLDFYLLNVARATRLVAPIMIAQKSGVILNISTFAAFEPDPLFPTSGVFRAGLAAYTKLFADKYAADNVRMNNVLPGFIDSLPETEDRLARIPMERYGTMAEVSSTIAFLASEGAGYITGQNIRVDGGVTRTV, encoded by the coding sequence ATGGCAGAAAAAGTAGCAGTTATTACAGCGGGTGGCAGTGGAATGGGCGCAGATGCAGCTCGAAAACTAGCAGCAGAAGGCTATAAGATTGCCGTTTTGTCTTCTTCAGGTAAAGGAGAGGCACTTGCAGATGAACTTGGAGGTGTCGGGGTTACAGGATCCAATCAATCAACGGAGGATCTTCAACGCCTAGTCGAGCAGGTGATGGACAAATGGGGACGTATCGATGTGCTGGTTAACAGCGCTGGCCATGGTCCTAAGGGGTCGATCTTGGAGATTAGCGATGAGGATTGGCATCGTGGACTGGATTTTTACTTGTTGAACGTTGCCAGAGCAACCCGGCTTGTCGCCCCCATTATGATTGCTCAGAAATCCGGTGTTATCCTCAATATATCTACTTTCGCGGCTTTTGAGCCGGATCCACTTTTCCCAACCTCTGGTGTGTTTCGCGCTGGCCTTGCGGCTTATACCAAGTTGTTTGCAGATAAATACGCAGCGGACAATGTGCGTATGAATAATGTACTGCCCGGTTTTATCGACAGCTTACCGGAGACAGAAGATCGGCTCGCCCGCATCCCGATGGAGCGTTACGGAACGATGGCAGAGGTCTCATCTACCATTGCCTTCTTAGCCTCTGAAGGGGCTGGTTATATTACTGGCCAAAATATCCGTGTAGATGGCGGGGTGACCCGTACCGTGTAG
- a CDS encoding LysR substrate-binding domain-containing protein: MMTSKITNLPPMNGFKTFEVVARHLNFRLAAEELGVTHGAVAQQIRGLEASLQVKLFNRLPRGLSLTEEGKTLTGPVSEAISILREATDKLKSDKSVINISLTPSLATKWLLPRLGILSEKYPEIDIQILATETLSDLTRDNVDIAIRQGRPPFGRHLQADPFLSITHVAVCSPPYKEKLDSALKSDSKEGIVFLSDAHNRWSDYLEMFYPDLKRGPKNTMSFNQTALAIDAAISHQGLALVAKALVAPELENGRLQLAFSEELESDDGYYLLTTKKQTSLKPVSMVRSWLLQQATP; encoded by the coding sequence ATGATGACTAGCAAGATTACAAATCTTCCCCCGATGAACGGCTTCAAAACATTTGAGGTTGTCGCACGCCATCTGAATTTTCGACTGGCTGCAGAAGAACTTGGGGTTACCCATGGGGCTGTTGCCCAGCAAATCAGAGGCTTGGAAGCATCCCTTCAAGTTAAGCTTTTCAATCGCCTCCCTCGGGGCCTTAGTCTCACCGAAGAGGGAAAAACACTCACCGGCCCCGTCAGTGAAGCCATCTCAATTTTGCGAGAGGCGACAGATAAACTAAAGTCTGACAAGTCTGTCATTAACATCAGCCTGACCCCATCCTTGGCAACGAAATGGCTGCTGCCACGATTGGGGATTTTAAGTGAAAAATACCCCGAAATTGATATCCAGATCCTTGCGACAGAAACCTTATCCGATCTCACACGGGACAATGTGGATATTGCGATCCGGCAAGGGCGCCCCCCATTTGGACGTCACCTTCAGGCTGATCCGTTCCTTTCAATAACACATGTGGCTGTCTGCAGCCCTCCATATAAGGAGAAATTAGACAGCGCCCTGAAAAGTGACAGTAAAGAAGGGATTGTCTTCTTAAGCGATGCCCACAATCGATGGTCTGACTATCTTGAAATGTTTTACCCGGATTTGAAGCGCGGACCTAAAAACACGATGAGTTTCAACCAAACCGCACTTGCCATTGATGCGGCCATTTCCCATCAAGGGCTTGCCCTGGTCGCCAAGGCACTCGTTGCACCGGAGCTTGAAAATGGACGGCTGCAGCTAGCATTCAGTGAAGAGCTGGAAAGCGACGATGGCTATTATTTGCTAACCACAAAAAAACAAACCAGCTTGAAACCAGTTAGTATGGTTCGAAGCTGGCTGTTGCAGCAGGCGACGCCCTAG
- a CDS encoding ATP-grasp domain-containing protein, which yields MAKILFADMFMNVSLARLPFQFKKLGAEVFGLGFSNRVLLQSSAFDQKYKIDGTPSNATFRKVVSAVSRCCNHAKPDLILTNDETLLSVLIKIRENIRSSQEPLTPDVQIVSDLLENSLVNDTRLYQRHNSLKVAEAAGFPIPPHFTASNETELLERLQKMKPPYFVKMSLASGGLGVLPVTEEKLPAEVMQEIRTGDYPLTDIRQALIQKKAEGEELTVSFAAHQGQLLGFTVVRPLQKLLKNGPSAVIETLYRPQWTAPLAQLVRQIGYSGFGGLDVFERDPSELPTVIEVNLRTTHTTPSSKSLGTDLVKLFYEAFTQKSSTEGAPCHIDNPKRLALFPEAVLADPKSKYLQTLPLDIDWEDYDLNSYITRQLANSAREKDDIK from the coding sequence ATGGCCAAAATTCTGTTTGCAGATATGTTCATGAATGTAAGCCTGGCAAGGCTGCCGTTTCAGTTTAAAAAACTCGGGGCAGAAGTTTTTGGCTTGGGGTTTTCCAATCGGGTCCTGCTACAAAGCAGTGCCTTCGATCAAAAATATAAAATTGACGGAACACCCAGTAACGCTACCTTCCGAAAAGTCGTGAGCGCTGTATCCAGATGCTGCAATCATGCCAAACCAGATCTTATCCTGACCAATGATGAAACATTGCTCAGTGTGTTAATCAAAATCAGAGAAAATATCCGCAGCAGTCAAGAGCCGCTCACCCCGGATGTCCAGATAGTCTCAGACCTGTTGGAAAACAGTCTTGTCAACGACACTCGCCTCTATCAGCGCCACAATTCCTTAAAAGTGGCTGAAGCAGCAGGCTTTCCCATCCCACCCCATTTTACGGCTAGTAACGAGACCGAACTGCTAGAGCGCCTGCAGAAAATGAAACCACCCTACTTTGTCAAAATGAGTCTGGCATCCGGCGGGCTGGGTGTTCTGCCTGTCACAGAAGAAAAGCTCCCTGCTGAGGTGATGCAAGAAATTCGAACCGGCGACTATCCACTCACCGACATTCGCCAAGCCTTAATCCAGAAAAAAGCAGAAGGTGAAGAACTTACCGTCAGCTTCGCAGCTCATCAAGGTCAGCTGCTTGGCTTCACAGTCGTTCGCCCCCTTCAGAAACTTCTCAAAAATGGGCCGAGTGCAGTCATCGAGACTTTATACCGGCCGCAATGGACGGCCCCTTTAGCTCAATTGGTTCGTCAGATTGGCTATAGCGGATTTGGCGGTCTGGATGTATTTGAGCGCGATCCCTCAGAACTTCCGACCGTTATCGAAGTAAATTTGCGAACCACCCATACGACCCCATCCAGCAAATCTCTTGGCACAGATTTAGTGAAACTATTTTATGAAGCCTTCACTCAGAAATCCTCCACCGAGGGGGCGCCCTGTCATATCGACAACCCCAAAAGACTAGCTCTCTTTCCAGAGGCTGTGCTGGCAGACCCGAAAAGTAAGTATCTACAAACGCTTCCTCTCGATATTGATTGGGAGGATTACGACCTTAACAGTTATATCACCCGGCAACTTGCAAACTCTGCCCGCGAAAAAGATGATATCAAATAG
- a CDS encoding Calx-beta domain-containing protein translates to MGSLEGKAQVEGMSGDLLGEYTSSGNSPVHLGGEFLPLTAEFTRDGTDLYLENHNGDYIVVRDYFSTYPGPDLISQGGAKLTADIVSRLAGPGPVAQSGATQTDASPIGQITEASGAITIKHADGTSEEGFEGSMVFKGDVLETGSDGDFVIVFVDDTQFSMGPSGRAVLDDLVYNTEDKSENGMGVTLLQGVFSFVSGKIAKDDHDSVDIRTPVGTIGIRGTSWSGKVAQVGEESIFTLFTGAILVANEGGSELLSLAQQTVIVTSSTVAPSKPFVLTEEQLIDAYGKVLQLINPDWSEDEEFDPSKINPEAGPQNGGGSGGGAGFSQPQLAELGDGLGLGGILGLSDLLNQTDLTEDEFRNLLDPNFDPEEPSAEVKVVGITDPETKLIVGFEVQVLLDTPSEDPIKIFYEVIPGTATSDSSVLGGLDYLDLGGGVITLLPGETFKSFSVDLVDDDVIEGMEFFIVQLTGAENANIDPLASQAIIYIEDDDIGVISIKPMETEVPEGPVAFAAFAAFAAPEPEADSTVNESDGVVQFRFVLDKAVAPGVEVRVDYTVVGEGASRTGLTPGETQSAYFSGGTDGLPAGSEIVVSIPLLDDDGYQGTQGFTIQVVGASSNAVIDQSESEISVTVEDDETPVLVSDPEDADVAENSDGDSATGVSLGLEGGSGNFSSIVFADDQSDFQALGLTSGGVAVTLSGMGTSVLTGMAGDQEVFVVTLNADGTYDFELMAGVDHLSDEDIQSLTFAFEAEDTNGSSANGDFSVNIEDSATPSAGAVARVSVDEDDLPDGGDTTKESTTSGAEIPISFNGDGPGSVELDISGLPEVTSDGDPVIYSLETLEDGVTQILTATAQPGEGEGRTVFTLEFAPNGNGDNYAYSVTLFDNLDHPDEGEDELEFNLGLIIEDQDGDQQTGSFTFAVKDDIPVAFDDAETVEAVPYPNYNLTFILDSSGSMNEEVEQEDGTTKTRMEILKESVSNLLNGYSEIGGAFNITLIEFSTSSNVRLITASVQEALDYINSPIQFHPQGSTNYREALADNEDGAQGVLSEQLNNEELAGYLNTVYFISDGAPFPTSNEVPVGENGENAWQTFVDENGIEVIVVGVGNNLDTDQLALVDNSGDDPIIIDDANDLDDVLTGTLPEIAEGNIVSNGIEDQLGADGATVTQISFEFDDNGQIAAYEDAGGTVTDLGGGFYSVAFDIPEDGTPLEVSLANGSKFSIDNSGEYRFEAAVGVPVGTVNEFTYTLVDGDGDLTTATLSFSFVEDGELPVASVLSLEGGSLIEGDEFANLLEGFASDDTLVGGAGDDSLGGGGGDDLFYGGSGADIFFITGDDDGEVTIADFDVAEDTVDLDALFDAFSIGTDDRGEGDAWQLEVHGGVATLTFAAADTPEVKFANITDPDTEDLQELASRISVGDES, encoded by the coding sequence ATGGGTTCTTTAGAGGGTAAAGCGCAAGTAGAGGGTATGTCTGGCGACTTGCTTGGTGAATATACAAGCAGTGGCAATAGTCCTGTCCACTTGGGCGGCGAGTTTCTGCCTCTTACTGCGGAATTCACGCGGGATGGTACAGACCTCTACTTGGAGAACCACAACGGTGACTACATCGTCGTGCGGGATTATTTCTCTACCTACCCTGGACCTGACCTGATTAGTCAAGGTGGGGCCAAGTTGACTGCGGATATTGTGTCCCGTTTAGCAGGGCCTGGTCCTGTTGCGCAAAGTGGTGCCACGCAAACTGACGCCAGCCCAATTGGACAGATTACTGAAGCCTCAGGCGCTATTACGATCAAGCACGCTGATGGAACCTCTGAAGAGGGTTTTGAAGGCTCCATGGTCTTCAAAGGTGATGTGCTGGAAACAGGATCAGACGGCGACTTTGTCATTGTCTTTGTTGACGATACCCAGTTTTCAATGGGGCCATCTGGACGTGCGGTTCTGGATGATCTTGTCTATAACACTGAAGATAAATCCGAAAATGGCATGGGTGTCACTCTGTTGCAGGGTGTGTTCTCGTTCGTGAGTGGCAAAATTGCCAAGGATGATCACGACAGCGTTGATATCCGGACACCGGTTGGCACCATTGGTATTCGTGGGACGAGTTGGTCAGGAAAAGTCGCGCAGGTCGGCGAAGAATCTATTTTTACGCTCTTCACCGGGGCTATTCTGGTTGCAAACGAGGGTGGTTCCGAACTTCTCAGCCTGGCGCAACAGACTGTGATTGTGACCAGTTCCACTGTTGCACCGAGTAAACCTTTTGTCTTAACAGAAGAGCAATTAATTGATGCTTACGGCAAAGTGCTGCAACTCATCAATCCAGATTGGTCCGAAGATGAGGAGTTTGATCCCAGCAAAATTAATCCGGAAGCTGGGCCGCAAAATGGCGGCGGCAGTGGTGGTGGTGCTGGATTTAGCCAACCTCAGTTGGCGGAGCTTGGCGATGGCCTAGGCCTTGGTGGAATTCTTGGTTTGTCAGATCTTCTGAATCAAACCGATTTGACGGAAGATGAATTTCGGAACCTTTTGGATCCGAATTTTGATCCGGAAGAGCCTTCTGCCGAGGTGAAGGTTGTTGGTATTACGGACCCAGAAACCAAGCTGATTGTTGGCTTTGAGGTTCAGGTTCTCTTGGATACACCGTCTGAAGACCCTATCAAAATCTTCTATGAAGTTATTCCCGGTACAGCCACGTCAGATAGCAGCGTGCTGGGTGGCCTTGATTATCTGGACCTCGGCGGAGGTGTGATTACCCTTTTGCCAGGGGAAACTTTTAAGAGTTTCTCGGTTGATCTGGTCGATGATGACGTCATTGAGGGAATGGAGTTTTTCATCGTCCAACTGACAGGCGCCGAAAACGCCAATATCGACCCATTGGCCTCTCAGGCGATCATCTATATTGAAGATGATGATATCGGTGTGATTTCCATTAAACCGATGGAAACTGAAGTGCCGGAAGGCCCTGTTGCTTTCGCTGCCTTTGCAGCCTTTGCTGCGCCTGAGCCAGAGGCCGATAGCACTGTGAATGAGAGTGATGGCGTGGTTCAATTCCGTTTTGTCTTGGATAAAGCGGTTGCTCCAGGTGTTGAAGTCCGGGTGGACTATACTGTGGTTGGTGAAGGAGCTTCGCGAACTGGTCTTACACCCGGTGAGACGCAATCAGCGTATTTCTCCGGTGGGACTGATGGGCTTCCTGCTGGTTCTGAAATTGTGGTGTCAATTCCGCTGCTAGACGATGATGGGTATCAAGGAACCCAAGGGTTTACAATCCAGGTTGTCGGAGCCAGCTCAAATGCTGTGATTGATCAATCCGAAAGTGAAATTTCGGTCACGGTCGAGGATGATGAAACGCCTGTTCTTGTTTCAGATCCTGAAGATGCAGATGTCGCAGAAAATAGCGATGGCGATAGCGCTACTGGCGTGTCCCTCGGCCTTGAAGGAGGTTCAGGAAATTTCAGCAGTATTGTCTTCGCGGATGACCAGTCTGATTTTCAAGCGTTGGGACTAACCAGTGGCGGCGTAGCTGTTACGCTGTCAGGCATGGGAACTTCAGTTCTGACAGGTATGGCTGGTGATCAGGAAGTTTTTGTGGTCACACTCAATGCTGATGGAACTTATGATTTTGAGTTAATGGCTGGGGTTGATCATCTGTCTGATGAAGACATTCAATCTCTTACCTTCGCCTTCGAAGCAGAGGATACCAACGGCTCATCAGCAAATGGCGACTTTAGCGTTAATATCGAAGATTCAGCAACGCCTTCTGCAGGTGCTGTTGCACGCGTTTCTGTTGATGAAGATGACCTTCCTGATGGCGGTGATACGACTAAGGAGTCAACGACTTCCGGTGCAGAGATTCCGATCTCCTTCAACGGGGATGGTCCGGGGTCAGTAGAGCTGGATATTTCTGGTCTGCCAGAAGTAACATCTGACGGTGATCCGGTGATCTATTCTTTGGAAACACTTGAAGACGGCGTTACCCAGATTTTGACGGCAACTGCTCAACCTGGTGAAGGCGAGGGGCGCACTGTCTTTACACTGGAATTTGCACCTAATGGAAATGGTGACAATTATGCCTATTCTGTCACTCTGTTTGATAATCTTGATCATCCAGACGAAGGCGAGGATGAGCTGGAATTCAATCTCGGCCTGATTATTGAGGATCAGGACGGTGACCAGCAAACGGGCTCTTTTACGTTTGCTGTGAAAGATGATATTCCAGTTGCCTTCGATGATGCTGAAACTGTCGAGGCCGTTCCTTATCCAAACTATAATCTGACTTTCATTCTGGATAGTTCCGGTTCAATGAACGAAGAGGTTGAGCAGGAGGATGGAACGACAAAAACTCGGATGGAGATCCTGAAAGAGTCAGTCAGTAATCTTTTGAACGGTTATTCGGAAATTGGCGGTGCGTTCAATATTACGCTTATTGAGTTTTCCACCAGCTCCAATGTCAGATTGATTACAGCGTCTGTGCAAGAAGCACTTGATTACATTAACTCTCCCATCCAGTTCCACCCGCAAGGCAGTACTAACTATAGGGAAGCACTGGCCGACAATGAAGATGGGGCTCAGGGCGTATTAAGTGAACAACTTAATAATGAGGAATTGGCTGGATATTTAAATACAGTCTATTTCATTTCGGATGGTGCGCCTTTCCCGACTAGTAATGAAGTCCCGGTTGGTGAAAACGGCGAAAATGCCTGGCAGACATTTGTTGATGAGAACGGTATTGAGGTGATTGTTGTCGGCGTTGGCAATAACCTGGACACGGATCAGTTGGCTTTGGTCGATAATTCCGGCGATGATCCGATCATTATCGATGATGCAAATGACCTGGATGACGTGTTGACAGGTACATTGCCAGAAATTGCTGAAGGAAATATCGTCAGCAATGGTATTGAAGATCAGTTGGGCGCTGATGGCGCTACAGTGACGCAGATTTCATTTGAATTCGATGATAATGGTCAGATCGCAGCCTATGAAGATGCCGGCGGTACCGTTACCGATCTTGGCGGTGGTTTCTATTCCGTTGCCTTTGATATTCCAGAAGATGGCACACCATTGGAAGTCAGTTTGGCTAACGGCAGCAAATTTAGTATCGATAACTCTGGTGAATATCGATTTGAAGCTGCAGTTGGTGTCCCTGTCGGAACCGTAAATGAATTCACCTATACTCTGGTTGACGGGGATGGGGATTTGACAACGGCAACACTCAGTTTCTCCTTTGTTGAGGACGGTGAGCTTCCGGTTGCGTCAGTCCTATCTTTAGAGGGTGGCTCCCTGATTGAGGGCGATGAGTTTGCAAACCTTCTCGAAGGATTTGCAAGCGATGATACTCTCGTTGGAGGTGCCGGTGATGACAGCCTTGGCGGCGGTGGGGGAGATGATCTCTTTTATGGCGGCTCTGGTGCAGATATTTTCTTTATCACGGGTGACGATGACGGTGAGGTCACCATCGCCGATTTCGATGTGGCTGAAGACACAGTCGATCTTGATGCTTTGTTTGATGCCTTTTCTATCGGAACAGATGATCGCGGTGAAGGCGATGCATGGCAACTCGAAGTTCACGGGGGTGTTGCAACCTTGACATTCGCGGCAGCAGATACCCCTGAAGTCAAATTTGCTAATATCACAGATCCAGATACTGAAGATCTCCAGGAACTCGCCAGTCGAATTTCTGTGGGCGACGAGTCCTAA
- a CDS encoding CHASE2 domain-containing protein, with translation MLKKLSQTILGKASQTLGTGRFMALCLLLPALYLQVLDPGFMQNFRNSIFDYYQQWQPREPIADQPVAVLDIDEKSLLQLGQWPWPRNYLAAMVQNVTRMGGIVIGFDMVFAEEDRLSPNKIAQNVGSLSPSTEQELNSLQSFDQVFANQLARSRAVLGIAVNPSRKDVNNLGVDRVATIANLGPNPVPYLRKFPGLIGNIEVLDKAASGRGMISLDQGFDGIVRRVPLANVVDGKVIPTLALDMLRVATGRNVISQVDDQGMVGFKVAGTLVPTDKFGRIWIKYSEFDPTRYISTVDVITGQIDPKKIAGKFLLVGTSATGLKDLRSSPLQSSLPGVEMHLQLLENILTQSYLFRLDYFAVLEWAGTAGTGLFLILLVPIVGARMTMFLLMFISSVAISSSLYLFSEFSLLIDVSYTLFISLLVYINLVYFNYLSTEKERTQIRTAFSHYLSPDLVSQLSESPDSLVLGGEEKEMTFLFSDIRDFTGISENYRDNPQGLTHLINRFLTPLTDEILSHKGTIDKYMGDAIMAFWNAPLDTPDHEILAARAALTMQKRLEALNHDLKEEAEQEKRPYRALRMGIGLNTGTCIVGNLGSAQRFDYSVLGDPVNLASRLEGQSKTYGLSIIVGEDTAKKLTNFALIELDLIAVKGRSGAVTVYGLLGDENHANNPEFLKCKETAHALLEAYRSQNWDVAREKAKELKIINPHLAILSDLYLDRLAAFELNQPPANWDGIYRATTK, from the coding sequence TTGCTAAAAAAATTAAGCCAAACGATTCTTGGAAAAGCGAGCCAAACTTTAGGAACCGGCCGGTTTATGGCGCTTTGTCTGTTGTTACCTGCCCTCTACCTGCAGGTTCTGGATCCAGGCTTCATGCAAAATTTTCGCAACAGCATTTTTGACTATTACCAACAATGGCAACCGCGTGAGCCAATAGCGGATCAGCCCGTCGCTGTTCTGGATATTGACGAAAAAAGCCTGTTGCAACTCGGGCAGTGGCCCTGGCCCCGAAATTATTTGGCTGCAATGGTTCAGAACGTGACCCGTATGGGCGGTATCGTTATCGGTTTTGATATGGTCTTTGCCGAGGAGGATCGGCTCTCCCCCAACAAGATTGCGCAGAATGTGGGCTCCTTAAGCCCATCAACAGAACAAGAACTCAACTCACTGCAGTCGTTTGATCAAGTCTTCGCCAACCAACTTGCGAGAAGCCGGGCAGTACTCGGCATTGCTGTAAACCCATCCCGCAAAGACGTGAACAACCTTGGCGTAGACAGGGTAGCGACCATTGCCAATCTGGGACCAAATCCTGTCCCCTACTTAAGAAAATTCCCAGGCCTGATCGGGAATATTGAAGTCTTGGATAAAGCAGCAAGCGGTCGCGGCATGATCAGTCTGGACCAAGGTTTTGATGGCATTGTCCGGCGCGTACCGTTGGCCAACGTGGTTGATGGCAAAGTGATCCCCACACTCGCACTTGACATGCTTCGTGTGGCAACAGGACGGAATGTAATATCACAGGTCGACGACCAGGGAATGGTTGGTTTTAAGGTGGCAGGAACGCTAGTTCCGACAGATAAGTTTGGCAGGATCTGGATCAAATATTCAGAGTTTGACCCCACCCGTTACATTTCCACTGTCGATGTCATCACAGGACAAATAGACCCGAAAAAAATTGCTGGCAAATTCCTGCTTGTGGGAACATCGGCGACAGGCCTAAAAGATCTACGGTCTTCCCCGTTGCAATCCTCACTACCTGGGGTGGAGATGCATCTTCAACTACTGGAAAACATCCTTACACAGAGCTACTTATTTCGACTTGATTATTTTGCCGTGCTGGAATGGGCAGGCACAGCAGGAACAGGCCTTTTCTTAATCTTGTTGGTGCCGATCGTAGGCGCTCGCATGACCATGTTTCTGCTCATGTTTATTTCCAGTGTTGCGATTAGTTCCTCGCTATATCTTTTCAGTGAATTTTCACTTCTGATTGATGTCTCTTATACGCTCTTTATTTCGTTGCTGGTCTACATCAACCTCGTTTATTTCAACTATCTCAGTACCGAGAAAGAGCGAACACAAATCCGAACGGCCTTCTCCCATTACCTGTCACCGGATCTTGTCTCGCAGCTTTCAGAATCACCGGATAGCTTGGTTCTTGGCGGCGAAGAAAAGGAAATGACTTTTCTGTTTAGTGACATACGGGACTTTACAGGGATCTCAGAGAATTACAGGGATAATCCTCAAGGCCTCACACATCTGATCAACCGTTTCCTAACCCCACTAACCGATGAAATCCTGAGCCATAAAGGAACCATCGACAAATATATGGGCGACGCCATTATGGCTTTCTGGAACGCGCCGCTGGACACCCCGGATCATGAAATACTTGCCGCGAGGGCCGCGCTGACGATGCAAAAAAGGCTTGAAGCCCTCAATCATGATCTGAAAGAGGAAGCGGAACAGGAAAAGCGTCCCTACCGGGCGCTTCGTATGGGTATTGGCTTAAACACGGGGACCTGTATCGTGGGCAACCTTGGTTCAGCGCAGCGTTTTGACTATTCGGTTCTCGGCGATCCAGTCAACCTCGCCTCCCGCCTGGAAGGGCAGTCCAAAACATACGGTCTCAGCATTATCGTAGGCGAAGACACAGCTAAAAAACTCACGAATTTTGCCCTGATCGAACTCGACCTCATTGCTGTTAAGGGGCGCAGTGGAGCGGTTACGGTTTACGGTCTGTTGGGAGATGAAAACCACGCGAATAACCCTGAATTTTTAAAATGCAAAGAAACGGCTCATGCCTTGCTGGAGGCCTATCGAAGCCAAAATTGGGACGTCGCGCGCGAAAAAGCAAAAGAGCTAAAAATAATAAATCCGCATCTTGCAATCCTGTCTGATCTTTATCTGGACCGATTGGCGGCATTTGAACTCAATCAGCCGCCAGCCAACTGGGATGGGATTTACCGGGCGACAACCAAATAG
- a CDS encoding acyl-CoA carboxylase subunit beta: MTIFKSKVSPGSESFATNRQQMLDKVAELHAIKDRARQLSEKRRPRFEERGQLTPRERLTRLLDPGMPFLELYGLANFLVDTDDWDKSIPGANTLAGIGYVSGIRCMIYASDSGISAGAGVQKTGEKLRSCQDIALDKKLPFIHLVESAGANLMKYQVESWASGGGGFQRLAKLSAAGIPTIAVLHGPSTAGGAYFPGMSDYVIAVKGRGRASLGGAALVKAATGEIADEEELAGAEMHASISGLVEYLADDDAHGLQIARDLVARLDWNKNCPEPVRVEVVEPLYDPDEIAGVVPVDYRKPYDVREVVARLVDGSNFDEFKPRYGSTLVCLQANIFGHACGVVGNNGPIDPDGAAKGAQFFQLCDQADIPLIFLNNITGYMVGKDYEQAGMIKHGSKMIQAVSNVRVPKITLYIGASFGAGNYGMAGYGYEPDFLFAWPNAVTGVMGGEQAALTMDQVARNGAARKGEPVDEAALQAQKDRLIAHFDRQSDAFYTSGRLLDQGVIDPRDSRKVIGFALDTCWEARNRRTRPNSFGVGRM; this comes from the coding sequence ATGACAATTTTCAAGTCCAAGGTTAGTCCTGGCTCTGAAAGTTTTGCGACCAATCGCCAACAGATGTTGGATAAGGTGGCAGAACTGCACGCCATTAAGGATAGGGCCCGGCAGCTTTCCGAAAAACGCCGTCCCCGGTTTGAGGAGCGCGGACAGCTGACACCGAGGGAACGTCTGACGCGGCTTCTCGATCCTGGAATGCCCTTTCTGGAGCTCTATGGCCTGGCAAATTTCCTGGTGGATACAGATGATTGGGATAAGAGTATCCCAGGCGCCAACACTCTGGCGGGAATTGGGTATGTCTCCGGTATACGCTGCATGATTTATGCGTCGGATAGTGGAATTAGTGCCGGGGCGGGTGTTCAGAAAACAGGTGAAAAGCTGAGATCCTGTCAGGATATTGCTCTCGACAAAAAGCTTCCCTTCATTCACTTGGTCGAAAGTGCGGGCGCAAATTTGATGAAGTATCAGGTCGAATCCTGGGCCTCTGGCGGCGGTGGGTTTCAACGCCTTGCCAAGCTGAGTGCAGCTGGGATCCCCACAATCGCGGTTCTTCACGGGCCCTCTACAGCGGGCGGTGCGTATTTCCCGGGAATGAGTGACTATGTGATTGCCGTGAAAGGTCGGGGCCGAGCCTCTCTTGGGGGGGCGGCACTTGTTAAAGCCGCTACCGGTGAAATTGCCGATGAGGAGGAGCTGGCAGGTGCCGAAATGCATGCCAGCATCTCAGGCTTGGTCGAATATCTGGCAGATGATGATGCCCATGGTTTGCAGATTGCCAGGGATTTGGTCGCGCGTCTTGATTGGAATAAAAACTGCCCGGAACCTGTAAGGGTTGAGGTGGTCGAACCTCTTTACGATCCTGACGAAATTGCAGGTGTCGTCCCGGTGGATTACCGAAAACCTTATGATGTGCGCGAGGTGGTGGCCCGCCTCGTAGATGGCTCGAATTTTGACGAGTTCAAGCCACGTTACGGATCAACACTGGTTTGCCTTCAGGCAAATATATTTGGTCATGCCTGTGGTGTTGTTGGCAATAATGGCCCTATCGATCCGGATGGGGCGGCCAAGGGAGCACAATTCTTCCAGCTTTGTGACCAGGCTGATATCCCCCTTATTTTCCTGAACAATATTACAGGTTACATGGTTGGCAAGGATTATGAGCAGGCTGGCATGATCAAGCATGGATCCAAGATGATCCAAGCTGTCTCTAACGTTCGGGTGCCAAAAATAACACTCTATATTGGGGCGAGTTTTGGGGCTGGAAACTATGGTATGGCCGGTTACGGGTATGAGCCTGACTTCCTCTTTGCCTGGCCCAATGCGGTGACCGGCGTCATGGGAGGGGAGCAGGCAGCCCTTACAATGGATCAAGTCGCCCGTAATGGTGCTGCCAGAAAAGGGGAGCCTGTCGATGAAGCGGCTTTGCAAGCCCAAAAAGATCGTTTGATTGCCCATTTTGACCGCCAGTCTGATGCGTTTTATACCTCCGGACGACTGCTGGATCAGGGAGTGATTGATCCGCGCGATAGTCGAAAAGTCATTGGCTTTGCGCTGGACACCTGTTGGGAGGCGCGCAATCGCAGAACGCGACCCAATAGCTTTGGCGTTGGACGGATGTAA